The nucleotide sequence GTCCAATGCAGCTCAGTGATTGGTCACAGAAACAAGTGATTGAAGGAATTACTAGTAAAAACACTATGTacaaatacattttcatttatctatttgcatatacaggtatgtagtatgtgtgtataGGCATGTACCTATGTATATGGGCAAATGTGTGGGAGTGCTTATGGAGGTCACAGGTCAATGTTGAATCTATTTCTCAACCATTCTTTATCTTCTTTACTAAGCcattctcacttgaacccagagcttacccaTTCAGCTACTCTAGCTAGCCAGTGTGCTCAGATCTGCTGTTATTGTTGCCACAGCTCAGGGTACAGATAGATTGCCATACCCATCTGGGATTTATGGGGTATTGGGGGTCCATAATTAGGTTTTCCCACTTCCATAGAAAAGTACTTTTCTTACAGAGCCATCTTGATGGTCCATACTTTTGCATCTTTGCTGTAAGAAACATTTTTTACATTTACATTGAGAAAATCCTTGGATAAGCTTTTccaattcaacaaatatttattaccaTCAATGGTTAATAGGATTTTCTTGGAGTATTTGTTTGTATATATTAGGTTTAAGGTATGTGATATAAGAAGTTGTGGGTCCATATAATATATCAACCTGTTTTTCTCCTCACTGAATAGAACAACATAATTGACATTACCAGGGCTGTTTCTTGAAGACCTGAGGGCCCAGACTGTTTCCAATTAAGCATTCCCCTCCTCATGGTCTCCAGTGTCCTCTCTATTTAACCAGAGAAACAATGGAAGATAATATGCAGGAGCATTTCACAAATATATCACTTCTAGTTATGCCCTCTCTACTATAATTCAGTCATGCCTACTACATGCAACTCCGACAATAGTAAATGTGTGAATTTGGTGGCAGTAAGTTGGAcagttttatccattttttacACAGGATTTTTATTCATGAGCTCATTTCTTGTGAGAACAATACcttatctttctgcctctccaCATCTATACCCTCATGCTTCTGTAAGATTATAGTGTTCCTACAACCTTATCCTATTACATCCATATCCATCCCAATCCCTTTCAGAATGTACATATCTAGAGCTGGGTGTTATGGCTCATACCtaaaatcccagtatttgggaagtggaggcagaaggatcacaagtttgataCAAACCTGGAATATatatcaagaccctgtctcccTCCAAAATCCAAGGAAAACAAATGTTCAGTCTCTCATTACAGTCTTCAATTGATTGgacaaaaatatttgtttcacaAACTTCAATATTGTCAAATGAAGACAAACATCCAAGAAGCAAGCATGTCTTAAAATCTAAGATAGCACTAAATGAAAATGCTGATCCagacataaaatttaaaagtgaacCAAACAGTCATTTAGCTGCATTACAACTAAACAGGACACTCAGATAAAATATACACATGGCAAGCTGGAAAGAGCAATCAGCACTGCAACAAAGTTAGACCATATTCCTGAAGTTTCCAAGTGTCTTCAGGTTGAAATGACTCcataaaaatgaagcaaaattcAGCTATGGCCCAAATTATGGGAGatgcctggcttatatgtgtatatctatatatgtatgtatataatagtatatacaatatatacattttagaagATATATATGCTACATATTGTAAAAATATTATAATGTTtaacattgtgtatgtgtgtgtatctatatcatctatctatatagagAGAGGATCTTTATTAAGAGACTAGATAACCAGAGGGAGGGAACATCAACCAGGttgttttgaaaaatttttttgttcatttttatttagttatttgacgcgacagacagagagagaaagaggcagatagagacagaatgggcataccagggcctccagccactgcaaatgaactccacatgtgtatgccctcttgtgcatctggctaatgtgggtcctggggaaccggagtccttaggcttcacaggcaagcacttaaccactaagccatctcaccagccctcaaccagttttttttaaaaaaatatattttaatttatttatttgcaagcagagagaatgggcacaccagagcctccagcatctggctttataggagtactgaggaatcaaactcaggtcattagtctCTGAagtcaagcactttaattgctgagccatctctccagcccccatcaagcagggttgttttttttttttttaaatgcaagagagcaagagtgagagcgcgTGCGAGAACAAgctggtgtgctagggccttcagccactgcaatcaaactccaaacgaGTGTGCCACCTGATTCATATGCGTGACCttatgcacttgtgtcaccttgtacaactagcttacatgggacctggagagtagaacatgggtccttaggcttcgcaggaaagcaccttaaccacaaagccatttctccagtcctcaagcAGCTTACAAAACCTAAATTCACAAagtaaaatcaaatataaaaaaagttttaaaaggttaCAATTTCATTTTATGAAAGTAAAGTGATACAGATATTTATTTCCCTTAAAAAGCATCCTACTTATTGGAAATTAAATTTCCAAAGACAAAATGCAATGCCAGAGGCCAAATCATTTAATTAGATATAAAGTTATGCTTTTGGTACATGGAACCTCGTGGTTTAGCTTTCTGCCCGCAGAGATACAGAACACAGAGGAGCTGCTATGGACTGGATATGGAGTAGTCCTCCCAACAGCCTCAAGTGCTGACAGCCTGGCTTCAGGGCAGTGGTACTGAGAGGTGACTAGACCATGGCGGCTTTAACTTGATCAACTGATCCAGAAAAATAAGTTATTAGATGAGGACTAGTTGGAgtaagtaggtcactggggatgtGTCCTGAAGGGTGCATCTGTATGTATGGGTGGGGTATAGGTGGCTTCCCTCCCTCCTGGtggccacaaagtgagtggtaGGCGGCGTTCTGCCACGACACCCTGCCTCTTAGGAAACAGAGAACTATTGACTGAAACCTCTGCAGTCAAGAGCCGAGGTCTGTTTCTCACGGTTTTTGTTACAACAAAATGCTAGGAATGAGTGATATTAAATGTAACCTGAATATTTACTGAGCATCCCTTTTCTTGTTTGTGACCTTGTTTCTAATAAGTACTCCTTTTCCAAATCACCCATATATCAACAAAGTTGAATTTAATGAATTAGTTTCTAAAAATGTCTAAGATCTGGGGAGAGATAGGAATGAAGTGGAtaagggggggaaaaaatcttCTGATGATGATACCAACCAACCAGTCCCctaaataattcttttattattagtgTCTCACTGCTAGTACCAAGAGAAATAAAGGAGCCTGACACTAAATTCCTTATACCTTTAAAGTCCGACTATGAGTATCGTTAAACTCAGATGTTATTACATTAGGCAGAATACTGCTACAAATCACATCTGTTTTGCTAATATGAAGTTTCTGTTTAATTAATATTTACAATAAAGATAAGGGTTTTTCTCTTCCTATTTTTAATTGCTAGCCTCTAAAACTTTGGTAAATAGAATATCACAAATCAGGAGCAAGTGATTTGCACTGTGAGATGCTCTCCAGTGTTCTGGCTTGAGTACTCATGACTATTCCCCCAAACCATTACCCTGAGAGATAGGAGCTTGCTTATGTTTCAGAGGTGTCCTTTCCCTTAATTGGCAAGTGTTGCCATCTAGGAATACTAGTGTCATTCAATTGCTTTAGTGACTATACTCGTAAGTATAATATGCAGGAGTTCATAGTTACAATCGCTGTATTCCTGTAAAGTAGCCATTTTAACAAAGCAATGTAACAAGAGAGGCTCTGTACTGGGGCCTGTCCAATGCTTCTTTCACACATCTAATTGCCTAAAGTGGACTTCAGCTTTTCTGCTGCTGCCATTGTATCTAGTCCCAATGAGCAATATGGATAGAAGCATTTGCATTGTTTCCCAAATGTGCATTCTGCCAAGAACTCAGACATGCTAACTGGTGGTGGTGGCCTGACTTCCCCGAGTTTTATTTCAATATGTTAAAACTCACTTGAAAATTTTGTTTGCCAAAGTAGAAAACTTCACTCTCCAGACTTAGTCCTACTGCCATTTCCTCTGGGTAATTTGAAATCAAGCTGAAAAAAAGCAGCTCTTTGGCAAGTTTCCCCTTAATATTATCCAGTAAATTTTTACTAAATACCGCCCAAACCTATGAAAGGGTTGCCATATATCCATTTATGAATGCAAAAATCTGTGTTCCTGTAGAATTTAAAGAGCAAATGGCTAGTAACAGTATATGTATCTGAACAAGGAACCCTAAAATCCAACAAATAGTTATTCCCACTTCTTCCATCTCATCTCCATTCCCTGCCCATTAAATGTACacctgtgtgcatacacacatactgtATGTGTACATCTTTTATGTTCTTTAGGGTTGAATTCCTACACTGAGcttttgttcctttcttcttttccacaGCAGTCATCATTATGATAAATTCTCAGGTTAGGAGCAGTTTATCCCGCCTGATCATCTACTATTTTCATGGAGTTACTAAAAGAAAAATCCTGATTTAATGCTATGTTTCATCAACACATAATTCCAAATTTCACCTTTATTTCTAATATATATGAATGAGCAGGTTAGTTTAGGCTTCACACATATAAAGACCAGACTATAGATCAGCCTATCCCCAAAGATACCAAAGATACTACTTTCTCAGGTTGCCCACATGAAGCATCAGTTATAACTTAAGGatttgtggcagtttgattcaagtgtccacccacaaatttaggtgttctgaatgctaggttcccagctgatggagatttgggaattaacaccttctggagggagcgtgttgttgggggtgggcttacagatgttatagccagtttccccatgccagtgtttggcacactctcctgttgctattgtccaccttatgttggccagggggtgatgtttaccctctgctcatgccatcatggagcttccccgcaagcctgtaagccaaaataaacctctttttcccacaagctgctcttagttgggtgatttctgccagcaatgcaaactggaccaCAACAGGATTAGACATACAGTAAGattgaacatttaaaataatcaCTTGTAAGCTAGTTATAGTCTAAGTGGTAAGTTAGTGTACAGAAACACATATAAACACAGcaactgttgtggtttgaatgtaaaatgtccttcaTAGACATTGAATAATGGGTCTTCAGTAAGTGACATGGCTGGGGAggggttgtggagcctttagaagtacagccttgctgaaggaaggggTCACTAGGATGTGTGTGTGCtaaggtgttatagcccagctctgCTAACATTCACTGGACTACTTCCTTTGTGCTAATGGGATGATGAAAAGTTGACTCACTGTTCCTGCCTTGCTCTCTCCTCCATAATGgacactttctctccctcatgACTATAAGATGAATAAACTTACTTTCTGTAAGCTGTTTTCAGTAAGGTAATTTGGCCCAGTAATGAGGCTAACTAATACATCACCTAAAACCACATCTTTCTATAACGCAGAGCATGAAGAAGTAGTCTTGTAGACAGACGTGGAAACATACTcctaaaaatcccagcactcaggctagagagatggcgtagcggttaagtgcttgcctgtgaagcctaaggaccccggttcgaggctcaattccccaggacccacgttagccagatgcacaagggggcgcacatgtttggagttcgtttgcagtggctggaagccctggcgcgcccattctctctctcactctctatctgcctctttctctctgtcgctctcaaataaataaataaataaaaatttaaaaaaaaaaaagagaccctgacatgcacaAGTGTACACGCGCCCATGTGCACGTGCGTGCGTGcactcgcgcgcgcgcgcgcgcacacacacacacacacaaataaatgaccccatctcaaaaaaaaaattaaaaaaaaaaatctcagcactcaagggTCAGAAGGAGGATAGCAagattcaaggccaccttgggctagaaagtgagtctctctcaaaataaataaataaataaatagaactttaTTAACAGTTATTTACTTAACTTACTAAAATAACAGTTTGGCAAAAGGATTCAAAAACAAATGTAAACAGTAGTGATTCCAGAACCAACACTGTAGGCTATTCAGAGTTTTAAGAGAAAAAGCATTTCAGTGAAGCATGTGTATTAATTAATAATTACAAATTCTAGCAGTAAACTTATCAGAGCCTGTCAGTCTAAGTATCAGTTGGGTCATTCCAAGACTGGGGTGGGAATAATAACTAAATCAATAGACTCAATTTCACACTCCAATAGTATTTCACAacttatatataaagaaaagacatgaagaggctcaaaatgacattttaatacaTGGTTACATAAATTCTGTAAGATAGAGATAAGATGTATTAACCTCAGAAGGGCTCTAAAATGGGAGAAAACTAACACTGTGTGAAACTagttttttccattttcaaagtTAGTAGAAATTCATCAGATGTTATGACCGACAACTCTATATACTTCATAGGTAATTGCTGAATCCTCTTTGGAAGAATAAGTTCATGAAAATAGTAGTGCCTCAATAAAACACACTCACTCACCTCTACATACTTAATGCACTATAACACAGGGAGAAAAAGGTACTGATTTTACAAAAGTATATTTCAGACCTCCACAGAGTATTACTTCCACAAGCAAATGGAAGCTTAGTTACAGAagataaagagaagcagaaagtaccttctcattttaaagaaaattaataggGTAGAATATTGTAAATTCATATTTTATCTTAATACTTTATGTTTCAAAGTTATAGAGATAGAACGAGGACTGCTGGGCTGGCACTATTCAGGAGCATAACAGAATATTTGAGTGGCATGAGTAATGTCACACTAACAGAAAGCTATTCCATGGAGAATTGTCAGATTATTTCTTTGAGTTCTGCTTCTCTCACACTATGCATTTACATAACTGGTTGGGTAGACAAGGTCAGACAGAATGTCTAGAATGTGTTAAAAGGATTTTCCATGCTCAAATCATTGTCAGAAAAAGGAATGTTTTGATAAAGTTACCCTTGAGTACTGACGAGCAACATGCGAAGCACTCCTgcaatccctgtacttgggaagGGGAGGCAGTAGGATCCTAAATGTGAGTCAAGGCTCACCTCCCAGTGACATATTTCCTCCATTCTGGGCttcacagtgagatcctatctcaaacaaataaaagcaaaaaaataatactttattcCTGTTAGCTCTGCTTTCATGTTTTTAACCCTTTATATTTGTAACAAATGTACATGTAtctattaatttttcttattctaGTCAATTTAAAGATAATAAAAACTGGATTAGATTGATTCCTATAGAGGCATAAGAGCATTTTAtgattacatatatgtatgcatgcacatgtatgtgtgtgtgtgtatatatatacatatatatatatatacacacacacatgccaaagtaCATATATggatattatacacacacacacacacacacacacattttatttaacttaCTGAATTTATTTGACACTGTGTGTGCCACTCTAGCTGGCCGAAGAGCATCTAGATCATAATTTCTCCTGGCTACACCTCCCACCACTGCCAtatgtgtgttgggattacagacgcatgcaccactttgtgttcaGCTCTATGTAGGtgttgaggaattaaacccagactagcaggcttgcaaacaagtacctttaactactgtgccatcttccaagcccaaataaatttttacaaaCAATTCATAAGCATCACATTATAACTACAGTCATAAAATTTGGTAGGCAAAAATAAGAAAGCAGGTCTGAGGatatggctctgtggataaagtgcttgttgttcAATCCTGAGTTCCTGAATTCAGATCTCCAGATTACACATGCAAGCTGAAAGCCTTGGCAGGCTTCTGTAGTCCCATCACATTGATGtgatatgggaggcagagacaggagaacttaCAGGGAGTTCAGGGGTCATGTGGTCTGGTGAGCACTGTAATCGGTGAgcctcaaagaaaccaaaggacAGACTCTGCCTTGGAATGAGGTTGAAGGCAAGGACTAGCACCCAAAACTTTTTCCCTGATCTCTATGTACATGCTATGGCATGTATGTGTCAGTattcacacatgaatatgcacacatacatatcatGCACACATATCACCAGAAGGAAATTTTATTTAGGAACTAAATCACTactcaaaatatttattaaaagtaaaagCAGTACAGAAAATTTACTTcacttaaaatgaaattaatagggctggagagatggtttagcagttaaagcacttgctgtgaagcttaaagacccaggttcgattttccagtacccacataagccagatgcacaaggtggcgcatgtgtgtgaaattcatttgcagtgtctaaaggccctggtgcatccattccctatctttctttcttaaataaataaattatttaaataatttaaataatttaatttaaaataaaattaatgaatagaCTATATTGAAATATGTAAGACATTCTCAGAATGGTAATGAAATTGAAATATTGATGCACAATTATGTTTATTAGAACATAAGAAATGCACAGAAAATGTCAGGAATATAACACTAGGTCATCCTAAAACAGGATTAAAGCAGCAGTACAGCTCCTCCAGTTAAAAGCAAGGACTCTCTTAGCACAAAAGAAAGACTCAGGAAACCTTctgatttgaaaagaaaattatattcctGCACCTAACCACAATACAATAAAGCACTTCCCTCCTTGAATTATGCTCAGTATGTTTGCCTTATGTGGATTTGGCAAACAACTAGTAAAGATAGTAGCCATTTATATCCCAGCTCTCATGACATTATTCCTTTAAATGACCATAGTTCCTTCCACCAGAATATGAAAACAAACAGATCAACACAGTGAACCAGCGCTTTTAACTGAAAAAGACTCCAGAGATTGATTGTCTCCTTCATATCATAGTCAGACACCAGGATATACTCACGACTTCACAGCCCATCCtgggggagaagaggaagagagacattaGCTCTGGAGGCCTAGCATGAGGATGGGGTACAAAGTCTCAATTATAGcatattctcttttctccttcccacaTCATATTCTGGTAATGGGTACCAGAGCTCAGATGTAGAGGTGCCCCTTTCCACACTTTTAGTTCACCAAAGCCTCAGCTGGGGTCTGACCTGCTCTAGTGGGTACCAGAGCTCAGAGCTAAGTGTGGAGGTGCCCCTCTTTCCACTTATAgctcaccagagcctcagctGGGGTCTGACCTGCTCTAATGGGTACCAGACCTCACAGCTCAGACATGGAGATGCCCCTCTCTCCACATTTGTAGTTCACCAAAGCCTGAGCTAGGCTCTAACCTGCTCTAGCATTCTTTTCTATAATGCTGTCACCCAAATATTCGTAACCAGAGAGTGCTGTAGGCTTTTAGCCTTGGAAAAGTAGTGTGGGAAAAAAACAGTCAAGTTGTGAgtttctctctccacctgcctgcCCAATAGTCTCAACTCTAACTGACCTCAAAAGACACCTCACTGTCTCTCCCTGGTACACATGTTCTGCTTTGTCCCTAGCTAGCTCAGATGATGGAGCTTACCCTTAGGAGATCCAGATGGAAGGGCATCTTCTGTGGTAACTACGCTGGCAGAGACCGGTAGCTTCCCCTGCAAGGTATACAGGAGCTGAAGGTAGGTCTGGTTCCTAGGAGGAGAAAGTAGGTGTGAAGGGATGGAATATCAGATGGACTACTGGAGGTTTTACTCCATCATCTAGCCCTCACCTTTGCAGCTTATCCTGTTCCTGCCCTGCCTGCTGTTTCAGGGCTGCAAGTTCTTGGTAGAGCCGTTCAAGCTTCTGCTTAGTTCCTGTCTGACGCTCCTTTACCTCTGCAGAAAACTTTGCCAGACTCTGTAGATGCTTCTCCTGACAGGAGTGAGGGTGCAAACATGGATCACCAAATGTCAGTGCTTGGAGCCATTCTCTCAGCCTCGCTGACTCTGATGGATGCAGGGCTCAGTCTCACTCATGAAAAGAGATGCCTAATCACTGCAAGCAGAAGAGACTAGAGAAAAGGACCTACTTGCAGCAGTTGTCGCTGCTTCTGAGCTGCTCTGAACTTTTCCATGGTCACTTGTTTCTGcaaacaagaaaggaagaaaaatgactaCACTCCtctggtttggtttttggagaaAGCCAGTAGGTCCACCCCAGctgaccctttctctctctctctctttaatattttatttattaatttgacagaaaaagtttgtgtgtgggagagagagaaagaatgggcacagcagggcttctagctactgcacacgatctccagatgtgtgtgcccctttgtgcagctggttaacgtgggtcctggggaatggaacctgggtcctttggctttgtaggcaaatgccttaattgctaagccatcccttcagcccccctttctctttttgcctttcCCTCCTCAATTTTTTCCTATGTTTACCTTCGCCTGGAGCTGTTCAAAGGCCTCCTGGAGCTCTGAATGCTTCCTTTGGGCCTCTTCCACCTGTGGTAGGAAGTGGGTCAGGGAACTTCTTATGGCTTCCACATGTTCCAGGTAGGTGGCCTTCAGCTCCTTCCATTGTTCTTTAGCTACAGCTGCCTTTTGTCCTAAGGTGAGCCACCAGGAATAAGAGCATGAATGAAGCTAGCCTGGAGCCAATCCCTTGCAACACTATGCCTCAGTTTTCCCTTTAGCCAGACAGAAGACCTAAACCATTACCTCTCTCCTTCACCACTCAGACCAACCACTATCCCTAATCCCTTGCCTACTTACTGCTTGTGGCTTCAGAAACCAGGGGGTTCAGGTCCTGGTCAGTATCTTCTTGAGCCAGAAAATTCTGTAGGAAATCTACAACCTGAAGCTGGCTACAGAGCAGCTTGTCTTTCTTCCGGGAATTCTGTCCAAGAGGGATGATAGAAGCAAGGCATACTTTCACCTCCTTGCACTACAGTCCGAAGGATACTTCCCACTTTGTTCTTCATCATGTTACCCACTATTTCAACAGCAGGTCCCAGAAGAAACTCCTAGCTTCTGAAACCTGAGTCCCAACTGGTACATACCCTCACAAACTCCGCCAGGATTCGGGCTGGCAGCTCAGTCTCTTCCTGCAGGCCTACAGGTTCCAAGATATCTGCCACCTCAGCCAGAACCCTGGAGGAAACAAGATTGCCACCTCCAAGGATACTAGCTTGGAGTACATATGCACATGATCATACACAAAACAGAGTATTCCTATGCTCGAGGTCTCACTCTGACCAAAGCACTATGTGTATGAACCACTCTATTAACTGAAGTTCATAcggaaaaataataatttttttaaagaggacttttttcttaaatttgtggttattattatttatttgagagcgacagagagagagagaaagaggcagagagagagagagagataatgggcgctgcagggcctccagccaatgcaaacgaactccacatgcctgcagccccttgtgcatctggctaatgtgggtcctggggaatcgagcctcgaaccagggtccttaggcttcacaggcaagcgcttaacagctaagccatctctccagcccaaaattaataattttaagaaacaGCTATATCCCATTAAAAATTCTGCAAGGTCTAATGACTTAACTCCACAATTACGGAGAGTGAAAATGCTACAAGCCAGAgacaaattatcttgggctgttTTGAGTCCCTATGAAAGCCATTAGTTGCCTTCGCctatgtctgacctaacatccttgcggctaaaaacacatttaaaatgcaTTCTGCACACGCCACTACCGTCTATTAATCCATATGCTAAGAATACCATCAGAGAGTATTTGAAACCTCTAACAGTTTGTCCTGCTTTGCTTTAACCCACCTACAGGATGTTCCCAACAATACATTCTTTATTTATGACTTACGTTTGTGAGTTTCTTTGTACTATTACTACAAAAACGTCATAAAACTGTAACCTAATTGGAAAATGGAATTTGAACTAACCTGAATCTATGTTCCCAGGCTACAGTCACTCTTATTTATCTCCAAGGAAGAAATACCTTTTATTCCTTTTGAGATGAGAGATGTGACTTTGTAATGACAAGTGGTAACTAAGAGCCacaaagggtaaaaaaaaaaatcagcagggtTGGAAGGAGATAAAGTGTAAGGAaggagctgactttttttttaagtaagatagggattgtctcatttaaaaaaaaaaaaaaggcagttcgAGTCAGGGTTTGAAGGCAGCCAGGAGGTCTGCATAGGAGGGGAAGAAGGGCAAACTGTGTTGAGGCCGGAGTCCTTCTAGCAGGAAGCAGTAGCTCTGGGTCAGTCACAGCAGAGGGAGGACCGAGGACAAGGGCAGGAGGCCAGACCCGACAGCGGAACGGGCATGGGAATCATGCACCACGGGTCACGGACAGAAATTAGAGAGCTTTTCTTGGTGTGGCACACAACTCTGGAGGACCGGCCGtgttctcaggacccaggctccGCTCGCACCGCCCCCAGCACCCTTACCTCGGCGTCCTCGCCACTTGGCTCGCCGCGACTTCCATCCCCAGCGCTAACCGCCCACGCAGCGCCCTCAGCGTTTTGGATTCAGCGGGAATATCGCGCCGGGGCAAGCGATTGGCTGCTGCGCCCGGGGGCGGTACTTACGGAACATCGGGTATCGTCATTGGTCCATACAAACTCTCGCCCCGAGCTTTACGCATGCGCAGTTGCGTCTCGGCGCGGACTGCGGCCTCGGCTTGTGCGGCTGCGCGGCAGGCTGTAAGGATCTGAGCGGTTGGGATGGAGGGCTTGCAAGAGAGCCGCCTTCCCTGCGCTTCctactaaaaatatatatgctagTGGGGTCGCTGAGGAATGTTGTTTACGTACTCTGGGCACCCTGCTCTTCGTGGTTGTTAGGACGCGAGGCCGGGTGCCcgctggcggggtgggggggcataGGCCCAGCCAAAGGGCCGCGGCTGTCGCCCAGCCAGTCACGTGGGTGGTGGGTGGGGAGCGCCGCGGAGGAAGGTCCGCAGGGGTGAAAGGCCTTGCAGAGTCCCCCCTTGGCCTACGAAAGTGCTGCTCTTTGGGGATCTTGGGACACCTCAGAAATCTTGTGGTGTGGCAACTAGCAAATAAGGAAACACCTAAGTG is from Jaculus jaculus isolate mJacJac1 chromosome 18, mJacJac1.mat.Y.cur, whole genome shotgun sequence and encodes:
- the Zwint gene encoding ZW10 interactor; the encoded protein is MEVAASQVARTPRVLAEVADILEPVGLQEETELPARILAEFVRNSRKKDKLLCSQLQVVDFLQNFLAQEDTDQDLNPLVSEATSRQKAAVAKEQWKELKATYLEHVEAIRSSLTHFLPQVEEAQRKHSELQEAFEQLQAKKQVTMEKFRAAQKQRQLLQEKHLQSLAKFSAEVKERQTGTKQKLERLYQELAALKQQAGQEQDKLQRNQTYLQLLYTLQGKLPVSASVVTTEDALPSGSPKGWAVKS